Proteins encoded together in one Lathyrus oleraceus cultivar Zhongwan6 chromosome 5, CAAS_Psat_ZW6_1.0, whole genome shotgun sequence window:
- the LOC127083221 gene encoding transcription repressor MYB5, which yields MRNPSSSTTQAKSASTNSSKNQKKKKNSNNGSSSTATTTPCCSKLGLKRGPWTAEEDQVLSDYIKKEGEGRWRTLPKQAGLLRCGKSCRLRWMNYLRPSVKRGQIAPDEEDLILRLHRLLGNRWSLIAGRIPGRTDNEIKNYWNTHLSKKLINQGIDPRTHKPLDDSNNHSSSPSIIPNINHQIPPFTSSASPDHPPITTMTNNESDDHHLTQYHSHNNHYPKQQQQQQAQEFNGANCDSLISSDVSAMDHDLLNNNSKGDYNDISTCCDDVFTSFLDSLINEDAFATHRSENDPLILSSAPPSLWESPLINMSTHISTKNHDDSPKTGQIHDA from the exons ATGAGGAATCCTTCATCGTCAACAACTCAAGCCAAATCAGCATCAACGAATTCAAGTAAGAaccagaagaagaagaagaatagtAACAATGGAAGCAGCAGTACAGCTACTACCACTCCGTGTTGCAGTAAATTAGGGTTGAAAAGAGGACCGTGGACTGCAGAAGAAGACCAGGTATTATCAGATTACATTAAGAAAGAAGGTGAAGGTCGCTGGAGAACTCTCCCCAAACAAGCTGGCCTTCTCCGGTGCGGCAAAAGCTGCCGCCTCCGTTGGATGAATTATCTTCGTCCGTCCGTCAAACGCGGTCAGATCGCCCCTGATGAAGAAGATCTCATTCTCCGTCTTCACCGTCTTCTCGGTAACAG GTGGTCATTGATAGCCGGAAGAATTCCAGGAAGAACCGATAATGAGATTAAGAATTATTGGAACACGCATCTCAGCAAGAAACTCATTAATCAAGGAATTGATCCTAGAACACACAAGCCTCTTGATGATAGTAATAACCACTCTTCTTCACCTTCGATAATCCCAAATATTAATCACCAAATCCCTCCTTTTACATCTTCTGCTTCTCCAGATCATCCTCCTATTACTACTATGACTAACAATGAATCTGATGATCATCACTTAACACAATATCATAGTCATAATAATCATTATCCAaagcagcaacaacaacaacaagctcaGGAGTTTAATGGTGCTAACTGTGATAGCTTAATTAGTAGTGATGTTTCTGCAATGGATCATGATCTGCTTAACAACAACAGTAAAGGCGATTACAACGACATTAGTACCTGTTGTGATGATGTGTTTACTTCcttccttgattcattgatcaaCGAGGATGCTTTTGCTACACACCGATCAGAGAATGATCCTTTGATCCTGTCTTCTGCACCACCGTCTTTGTGGGAATCGCCACTCATCAATATGTCCACTCATATTTCAACCAAAAACCACGACGACTCACCCAAGACGGGACAGATTCATGATGCATAG